A region from the Nitrospira sp. genome encodes:
- a CDS encoding AI-2E family transporter: MTRQQIFSIVFFALVVLLLYQIGLMFKPFVFSALWAGLLAHWAFPLHLRLTRLCAGREMVSAALLTVGAMAIVVVPLVVMGVMLVREAGVAEQEIRAWISGGGLQRLPEELATIPIIGGWLKSALAGSATPTFSLEQSVLTGVKELSQFLIGGMGGLLKNTFALIMNFFMMLLILFFLFKDGQQWLSVLYDLIPMEESHKSKILVRSDQTIRAVVKGVLVTAIVQGLLAGMAYLALGVPFPMGLTALTIVLAPIPFGGTGLVWLPVALYLFWIGMAGKALTMLVWGIGVVSMVDQFLRPWLIGQDVQIPVLLLVLSVLGGLALYGLLGLFIGPILVSLLMTAVQIYREEYHLKQLAHSANPPASP, translated from the coding sequence ATGACTCGACAGCAGATCTTTTCCATCGTGTTCTTCGCCCTAGTGGTCTTGTTGCTCTACCAAATCGGGTTGATGTTCAAGCCGTTTGTGTTTTCTGCGCTCTGGGCCGGGCTGCTTGCCCATTGGGCCTTTCCGCTTCATCTTCGTCTGACGCGGTTGTGTGCCGGGAGGGAGATGGTATCCGCCGCGCTACTGACCGTTGGGGCGATGGCGATCGTGGTCGTTCCGCTGGTCGTGATGGGGGTCATGCTGGTGCGTGAGGCCGGTGTGGCGGAGCAGGAGATCCGAGCCTGGATTTCAGGAGGAGGGCTTCAAAGACTGCCCGAGGAGCTGGCGACCATCCCGATCATCGGCGGCTGGTTAAAGTCGGCCCTGGCAGGGAGTGCGACGCCCACTTTTTCCTTGGAACAGTCGGTTCTGACTGGCGTGAAGGAGCTCAGCCAGTTTTTGATCGGGGGAATGGGCGGCCTGCTGAAAAATACCTTTGCGCTCATCATGAATTTTTTCATGATGTTGTTGATCCTCTTTTTCCTCTTCAAGGATGGCCAGCAGTGGCTTTCGGTTCTGTATGATCTCATTCCGATGGAGGAGTCTCACAAGTCCAAAATCCTGGTCCGGTCGGATCAGACGATTCGAGCGGTGGTGAAAGGGGTCTTGGTGACGGCGATCGTGCAGGGGCTACTGGCTGGTATGGCCTATTTGGCCCTCGGTGTCCCGTTTCCCATGGGACTCACGGCGTTGACTATCGTCTTAGCCCCGATTCCCTTCGGTGGAACCGGGTTGGTGTGGTTGCCGGTGGCCCTGTATCTCTTTTGGATCGGGATGGCCGGGAAAGCACTGACCATGCTGGTGTGGGGAATTGGTGTCGTGTCGATGGTCGATCAATTCCTTCGACCGTGGTTGATCGGACAAGATGTACAGATTCCTGTGCTCCTACTTGTCTTGAGCGTGTTAGGAGGATTGGCGCTGTATGGCCTGCTCGGCCTCTTTATCGGTCCTATCCTCGTCAGCTTGTTGATGACCGCCGTGCAGATTTATCGAGAGGAATACCACCTCAAGCAGTTGGCTCACTCCGCGAACCCACCCGCTTCTCCATAG
- a CDS encoding GHKL domain-containing protein: protein MMDCAKSEGAGAAATTPASAHTKVGSERSNPSAAQRPMRVAIIGAGRGGTALLEVLHQIPTIEIVGMTDKDPSAPGLKRAQELNVPVYGRTDDLLHDQPLTLLMDVTGEPAIESALRQQKPTGADIISGQASRLFWLLVQHESTLQTELLQAEKMAGFGSFAAGIAHDMNNPLQLILGMAENLAEETDLEAVHAQALDIIDAVKRTTAICRDLTSYSRRTSVQQDGLIQVNSKLDEALKIARYAVALQDIEIRKQYQPDAVVKGNPDKLLHVFVNLITNAVQAMEHHGTLTLETISTADTTQVRVSDTGCGIAPELVTRIFEPFYTTKPPGKGTGLGLYNIKNVIQLMHGTIEVESHSGQGSTFTLTFPCDSSLSEGTV, encoded by the coding sequence ATGATGGACTGCGCAAAATCGGAGGGAGCGGGTGCAGCAGCGACGACTCCAGCCAGCGCTCACACCAAGGTGGGGAGCGAACGGAGCAACCCTTCGGCTGCCCAGCGTCCGATGAGGGTGGCCATTATCGGTGCCGGTCGTGGAGGAACCGCTCTCCTCGAAGTGCTGCATCAGATCCCGACAATTGAAATCGTCGGCATGACCGACAAGGATCCATCGGCACCAGGGCTCAAACGAGCCCAAGAGCTGAACGTGCCGGTATATGGTCGCACAGACGATCTACTCCATGACCAACCGCTTACCCTGCTGATGGACGTTACGGGCGAACCGGCCATAGAATCAGCCCTTCGGCAACAGAAGCCGACAGGGGCCGATATCATTAGTGGACAGGCTTCCCGGCTGTTCTGGCTGCTCGTACAACATGAATCGACATTGCAAACCGAGTTGCTCCAGGCAGAAAAGATGGCCGGCTTCGGCTCGTTCGCGGCCGGTATCGCCCATGACATGAACAATCCGCTTCAGCTGATTCTCGGCATGGCCGAAAATCTGGCGGAAGAAACAGACCTCGAGGCCGTCCACGCTCAAGCTCTGGACATCATCGACGCCGTCAAACGAACGACCGCCATTTGCCGGGACCTCACCTCCTACTCTCGCCGCACATCCGTGCAGCAAGACGGCCTTATTCAAGTCAACAGCAAGCTCGATGAGGCCTTGAAGATCGCCCGCTATGCCGTGGCGCTTCAAGATATTGAAATTCGCAAGCAGTACCAGCCTGACGCTGTCGTGAAGGGAAACCCTGATAAACTTCTCCATGTGTTCGTCAATCTTATTACGAATGCGGTTCAGGCGATGGAACATCACGGCACCCTCACCTTGGAAACCATCAGCACAGCCGACACCACACAGGTTCGTGTGTCGGACACCGGCTGCGGTATCGCACCGGAGCTCGTGACCAGAATTTTTGAGCCGTTCTACACCACCAAGCCGCCGGGGAAGGGCACCGGATTGGGTCTCTATAACATCAAGAACGTGATCCAACTCATGCACGGTACCATCGAGGTCGAAAGTCATAGCGGTCAAGGCTCCACGTTTACCCTGACATTTCCGTGTGATTCATCACTCAGCGAGGGAACCGTTTAG
- a CDS encoding glutaredoxin: MADPIEEEIQNEVKAHKILIYGKGTKMMPMCGFTRETMQFFDKYGYPYELIDVLSQPAKREALTKITNWPTLPKVFIDGTFYGDTDVLDPMAAKGEIEPLLKKAFGK, from the coding sequence ATGGCTGATCCCATTGAAGAAGAAATTCAAAACGAAGTCAAAGCCCATAAAATTTTGATCTATGGTAAGGGTACCAAAATGATGCCGATGTGTGGGTTTACGCGGGAGACCATGCAGTTTTTCGACAAATATGGCTACCCCTACGAGCTCATCGATGTGCTGTCGCAACCGGCTAAGCGCGAAGCGCTGACGAAAATCACGAATTGGCCGACGCTTCCTAAAGTATTTATCGACGGCACCTTCTACGGCGATACCGACGTGCTCGATCCGATGGCCGCCAAGGGCGAGATTGAACCGCTGCTCAAAAAGGCATTCGGGAAGTAA
- a CDS encoding DUF3365 domain-containing protein has translation MGYRRVAFQTITVTFLLAAFWTTAALHAAKESPKTVSISPEKVADYIHAILEADRTFYTSHIVDRLQQRGIVTSTEHWEQDNTLPLPAQFLQHSGRLVAESGRGIRYRLIGFSPIYQRNAPATEFERTALDMLRQKPDRPVTGIVSSGKKQYFQAIYADRAVSSACVTCHNSHPLSPKQDFQVNDVMGGIAITIPLE, from the coding sequence ATGGGCTACCGCCGCGTCGCGTTCCAAACCATAACCGTCACATTCCTCTTAGCAGCCTTCTGGACCACGGCTGCGCTCCATGCCGCGAAAGAGAGCCCCAAAACCGTGTCCATCTCACCAGAGAAGGTCGCCGACTACATTCATGCCATCCTCGAAGCGGATCGCACCTTTTATACCTCACACATCGTCGACCGGTTACAGCAAAGGGGTATCGTCACCTCGACCGAACATTGGGAACAGGACAACACGCTTCCGTTACCGGCTCAGTTCCTTCAACACTCCGGTCGGTTGGTCGCGGAGAGCGGGCGGGGAATCCGCTACAGGCTGATTGGGTTTTCCCCGATCTATCAGCGCAATGCACCAGCAACCGAATTTGAACGCACCGCATTGGACATGCTGAGGCAAAAGCCGGATCGTCCTGTGACCGGGATTGTGTCGAGCGGCAAAAAGCAATATTTCCAAGCGATCTATGCAGACCGGGCTGTCTCCTCCGCCTGCGTCACCTGCCACAACAGTCACCCGTTGAGTCCGAAGCAGGACTTTCAGGTGAATGATGTGATGGGTGGGATCGCGATTACCATTCCATTGGAGTAG
- a CDS encoding HAMP domain-containing protein encodes MTTGSTTSPAGARWGLKTKVILSMLFVGIVPLVIGLSMAFWQGSQEIRDISGESFEALATEAARKLDLLVVEEISHTARIAHDQTIIRELEHRRDASRDPTHSTGGTTDLERRWADRDPAALKSLTDNRLSALLREYYAGVYSPPGQLLPQVVRASTKMLFVTDVEGRLVASMTDHPAFKHGNTGWWQGAFNRAVGKLYIEDIHFDDQVHAYVFTISLPIMDSLRYEAVGVLHHVIDAKEFFSPSTQAIRFGKTGHVMLIDSNGIVISCPILPTGVPLSDRNLTPLVTPQHPGWVQAPGDGHGGDSTSVIGFAPLPETSRATNGSLDNGSWHTFVWQSSDELFAPIQHLLTWVMVFGAVATALLVSLGYVAAGRIVTPVRQLQQAAQAIGRGELETPIQINTGDELEDLAREFTRMNAQVKAAFSGLTDQVKLKTQEVQVLQQSTDQILDAVPTPILLIDRHHVVRYINQATRDAFTVREPLSDVSLFSILSLTPDVQKQLQAEFQMNGDASNTTTDFERETIPRDPLQPCPDHKPAGHPAELSIGSRIYHYQWFRLPAKPGEDDTIGLVLRDITDESRLQDQVVQAEKSGSLGRLTAGIGHELNNPLFGIIGLGEVIQDEQDMEHIKSYARDIVAHGRRMATIIRDFTGVIDRENADQPSAVYVEQVLDDALATAHSTAEMKNIVIRKTYAGNTPVLVLPDQLRQAFVNLLTNAAHAMKGTGTLALTTVVSDQAVTITIADSGPGISKQHLSKVFDPFFTTKEQGEGSGLGLTVARRIVRKFGGDIRIACAEAQGTACLVTLPITASSSSQGGPWATAASRSKP; translated from the coding sequence ATGACGACGGGATCGACAACCTCACCGGCAGGCGCCAGATGGGGGCTCAAGACCAAAGTCATTCTGTCCATGCTCTTCGTCGGGATCGTCCCCCTCGTCATTGGTTTGAGTATGGCGTTCTGGCAAGGCTCGCAGGAAATCCGAGACATCAGCGGGGAAAGCTTTGAGGCACTGGCAACGGAAGCGGCCCGCAAACTGGATTTGCTCGTGGTTGAAGAAATCTCGCACACCGCCCGCATCGCCCATGATCAGACCATTATTCGAGAGCTCGAACACCGCCGAGACGCCTCACGCGACCCAACACATTCGACTGGAGGAACCACGGATCTCGAACGACGCTGGGCTGACCGAGATCCTGCTGCACTCAAATCGCTGACCGACAATAGACTCAGTGCATTACTCCGCGAATACTATGCCGGGGTCTACAGTCCACCCGGCCAGTTGCTGCCGCAGGTGGTCAGGGCATCGACCAAGATGCTGTTTGTGACCGATGTGGAAGGGAGATTGGTCGCCAGCATGACCGACCATCCCGCGTTCAAGCACGGCAACACGGGTTGGTGGCAAGGGGCGTTCAACAGGGCGGTGGGCAAACTCTACATCGAGGACATCCATTTCGACGACCAGGTACATGCGTATGTCTTCACGATCTCCCTGCCGATTATGGACAGCTTGCGCTACGAGGCGGTTGGTGTGCTGCATCACGTCATCGATGCCAAGGAGTTCTTTTCTCCCTCGACTCAGGCCATTCGCTTCGGCAAAACCGGCCATGTCATGCTGATCGACAGCAACGGCATCGTCATTAGCTGCCCCATTCTTCCGACCGGCGTTCCCCTGTCCGATCGAAACCTGACGCCGCTCGTCACCCCCCAACATCCCGGCTGGGTCCAAGCACCCGGCGATGGTCATGGCGGAGACTCGACCTCCGTTATCGGGTTTGCACCGCTTCCTGAGACCAGTCGAGCAACCAACGGCTCACTCGACAACGGATCCTGGCACACGTTCGTCTGGCAATCCTCCGACGAACTCTTCGCGCCGATCCAGCACTTGCTCACCTGGGTGATGGTCTTTGGAGCGGTCGCCACGGCGTTGCTCGTCTCGCTGGGCTACGTCGCGGCCGGACGGATCGTCACACCGGTCCGCCAACTGCAACAGGCGGCACAGGCCATCGGTCGTGGCGAGCTCGAGACACCGATACAGATCAACACCGGCGACGAGCTGGAAGACCTGGCCCGGGAATTCACTCGCATGAATGCGCAGGTGAAAGCTGCATTTTCCGGGCTGACCGACCAGGTCAAGTTGAAAACCCAAGAGGTTCAGGTCCTACAGCAATCCACGGATCAGATCTTGGACGCCGTTCCGACTCCCATCCTCCTCATTGATCGGCACCACGTCGTACGGTATATCAATCAGGCAACTCGTGATGCGTTCACAGTGCGAGAGCCGTTGTCTGACGTCTCGCTGTTTTCAATCCTGTCACTGACGCCCGACGTTCAGAAACAGCTTCAGGCAGAATTCCAGATGAACGGCGATGCGTCGAACACCACCACCGATTTTGAGCGTGAAACGATCCCGAGAGATCCACTCCAGCCTTGTCCCGACCATAAGCCAGCCGGTCATCCTGCTGAGCTCAGCATCGGCTCGCGCATCTACCATTACCAATGGTTTAGGTTACCGGCAAAGCCAGGTGAGGACGACACGATCGGTCTGGTGCTTCGTGACATCACGGACGAAAGCCGGCTGCAGGACCAGGTTGTTCAGGCGGAAAAATCAGGAAGCCTTGGGCGATTGACGGCAGGAATCGGCCACGAGCTCAACAATCCCCTGTTCGGCATCATCGGATTGGGGGAAGTCATTCAGGATGAACAGGACATGGAGCATATCAAGAGCTATGCCCGAGACATCGTGGCTCACGGCCGTCGCATGGCCACGATCATCCGTGACTTTACCGGTGTGATCGATCGTGAGAACGCGGATCAGCCGAGCGCAGTGTATGTCGAGCAGGTCTTAGATGACGCGCTGGCCACCGCACACAGCACTGCAGAGATGAAGAATATCGTGATCCGCAAAACCTATGCTGGGAACACTCCGGTGCTCGTGCTCCCAGACCAACTCCGGCAGGCATTCGTGAATCTGCTGACCAACGCCGCCCATGCCATGAAGGGCACCGGAACACTCGCACTGACGACGGTCGTTTCAGATCAAGCCGTCACGATCACCATCGCCGATTCTGGGCCGGGTATCTCTAAACAACACCTCTCAAAAGTCTTCGACCCGTTCTTTACGACGAAAGAGCAGGGAGAGGGTTCAGGCCTCGGACTCACCGTCGCACGACGAATTGTCCGAAAGTTCGGAGGCGATATCCGGATAGCGTGTGCCGAAGCTCAAGGGACAGCGTGTCTCGTCACGCTCCCGATCACTGCATCATCGTCCTCGCAAGGAGGCCCATGGGCTACCGCCGCGTCGCGTTCCAAACCATAA
- a CDS encoding response regulator, with translation MSEFTSGFFVGGASTNGRVLIVDDEPDIRKVVRMTLQKAGYDVLEAENGEKAIEVINSGENRLLLDVMICDIRMPKVNGIEAIAYFRQNYPRVPLIVLTGFPDTDMATSLLRQGVVDYLVKPVEGEILKAAVGRAMERRELAPL, from the coding sequence ATGAGTGAGTTCACGTCAGGGTTTTTTGTCGGAGGTGCGAGCACCAATGGTCGGGTCCTGATCGTCGATGACGAACCGGATATCCGGAAGGTCGTCCGAATGACTCTGCAAAAAGCCGGGTATGATGTGCTTGAAGCAGAGAATGGGGAGAAGGCGATTGAAGTCATCAACTCAGGCGAAAATCGCCTGTTATTGGATGTCATGATCTGCGATATCCGAATGCCGAAGGTCAATGGTATCGAAGCCATCGCCTACTTCCGTCAGAACTATCCGCGCGTTCCTTTGATTGTCCTCACCGGGTTCCCTGACACCGATATGGCAACCTCTCTTCTTAGACAGGGGGTGGTGGATTATCTCGTGAAGCCGGTGGAAGGCGAGATCTTGAAGGCTGCCGTCGGGCGCGCCATGGAACGACGAGAATTGGCACCTCTATGA
- a CDS encoding BolA family transcriptional regulator, giving the protein MITPDVLTEYIRKSLPDAVVTVTDRTGTMDHLKVLIVSDGFQGKNLLDRHRMIYQALDIPMKDGRIHALELTARTRDEA; this is encoded by the coding sequence GTGATTACACCAGACGTACTGACCGAATATATCCGAAAAAGTCTGCCGGATGCCGTGGTGACGGTGACTGATCGTACGGGAACGATGGACCATCTCAAAGTTCTGATCGTCTCAGATGGATTTCAGGGGAAAAATCTCTTGGACCGCCACCGGATGATCTACCAGGCCTTGGATATACCGATGAAGGATGGACGTATCCATGCGCTGGAATTGACTGCACGTACCAGAGATGAAGCATAG
- a CDS encoding PBP1A family penicillin-binding protein translates to MSAQLSSQPVFSARRLVMVFLIVCGVALALLAGYGFVLSTSLALPKSDEHPPLLIYGAPFFLTPGLHPVEEGLFDRLQRLEYRPVTTHPKVPGEYVATQNSIEIFLHAQEEHRLPARLIKLTLADGIVTRVLSAIDGQPLSLVRLEPVLISGMRGGTKQLREWTPLEQMPPALIDTLLAIEDRRFFSHFGFDPIAVGRALWTNITRGALVQGGSTLTQQLAKNLFYTPRRTLGRKLQEFAAALALEFKYRKQDILESYMNEIYLGQAGPVSIYGVGEAAHRYFGKPLNQLSIEEIALIVGLIKGPNTYSPVKNIDAATKRRNVVLHRQREEGIITEEVLTATLTQPVKVSLTDDALTDAPYFVDYLLREIEQGTGAITPEGARIYSTLDSRAQQITAQVLQNGLMKLGRNHPSLAEADPPLQAAAVVLDVRHGHVLAMVGGRDYRVSQFNRAVQAHRSAGSLFKPFVYLAGFEAARGQGADGLTPATLLADEPITLDSGTGSWSPQNHDRQYRGPVTVRSALEQSLNVPVVRTAHRTGMTALTHQLQAFGITTPLADNLSLALGSSSVSLLEITAAYAGLANGGVVIRPVALSNITREGGETIWSPPLDRRQAATPQGAFLVTSLLKGVVDHGTASKARALGVQGPIAGKTGTTDGSRDAWFVGYSPDIAIGVWVGFDDERSIKLSGSQAALPIWSELAIRLMPRDLPDFEMPTGIVQRRIDPRTGQLATTRCPENRPEFFIAGTEPTTYCEVHGGGVWERVKETFGLSS, encoded by the coding sequence ATGTCAGCCCAGCTATCATCCCAGCCTGTCTTCTCGGCGCGACGCCTTGTGATGGTGTTCCTCATCGTCTGTGGGGTCGCACTCGCCTTACTGGCAGGATATGGATTTGTCCTTTCCACGAGTTTGGCCCTACCGAAGAGCGACGAGCATCCACCGTTGCTGATCTACGGCGCGCCGTTCTTTCTTACACCGGGACTCCATCCCGTAGAAGAGGGCTTATTCGACCGTCTCCAGCGGTTGGAGTATCGACCGGTCACAACCCATCCGAAGGTGCCCGGGGAGTATGTTGCGACTCAGAACTCGATTGAAATTTTTTTGCATGCCCAGGAAGAACATCGGCTTCCTGCTCGTCTAATCAAACTCACGTTGGCTGACGGGATCGTGACGCGGGTGTTGTCCGCCATCGATGGCCAACCCCTCTCGCTCGTGAGGCTTGAACCGGTATTGATCAGTGGTATGCGCGGCGGCACCAAGCAGCTTCGGGAATGGACCCCACTGGAGCAAATGCCTCCCGCCTTGATTGATACGCTGTTGGCCATCGAAGATCGGCGCTTTTTCTCTCATTTCGGATTCGATCCGATTGCCGTCGGACGCGCGCTGTGGACCAATATCACTCGCGGGGCGCTCGTGCAGGGCGGGAGCACCCTCACGCAGCAATTGGCCAAGAATCTGTTCTACACCCCTCGACGTACGCTTGGACGGAAGCTCCAAGAATTCGCGGCTGCGCTGGCGCTTGAGTTTAAGTACCGGAAGCAGGACATTCTAGAAAGCTATATGAACGAGATCTATCTGGGCCAAGCGGGTCCGGTCTCCATCTACGGGGTCGGAGAAGCCGCCCATCGGTATTTCGGGAAACCGCTCAATCAACTCTCGATTGAAGAAATTGCGCTGATCGTCGGCCTCATCAAAGGCCCCAATACCTATTCGCCGGTGAAAAACATTGATGCGGCGACGAAGCGTCGAAACGTGGTGCTCCACCGTCAGCGGGAGGAAGGCATCATAACCGAGGAAGTACTGACCGCCACGTTAACGCAGCCGGTGAAGGTGTCATTGACCGATGACGCGCTCACGGATGCTCCCTACTTTGTCGATTATCTGCTGAGGGAAATCGAGCAGGGGACTGGTGCGATCACTCCGGAGGGAGCACGAATCTATTCAACGCTCGACTCTCGAGCACAGCAGATTACGGCACAGGTCTTACAGAACGGTCTCATGAAGCTGGGGAGGAACCATCCTTCGTTGGCCGAGGCTGACCCGCCGCTCCAAGCCGCCGCCGTGGTGTTGGATGTCAGGCATGGCCATGTGTTGGCGATGGTTGGCGGGCGTGACTATCGAGTGAGTCAGTTCAACCGTGCGGTGCAGGCCCATCGATCTGCGGGCTCTTTGTTCAAACCGTTTGTGTATTTGGCCGGATTCGAAGCGGCCCGTGGGCAGGGAGCCGATGGGCTCACACCGGCGACCTTGTTGGCAGACGAGCCCATCACCTTGGATTCAGGCACTGGTTCCTGGTCGCCTCAAAACCATGACCGGCAGTATCGGGGGCCGGTGACCGTGCGATCTGCCCTTGAGCAGTCCTTGAATGTGCCAGTCGTGAGGACGGCTCACCGGACCGGGATGACGGCCCTCACGCACCAACTCCAAGCCTTCGGGATCACCACGCCTTTGGCGGATAACCTTTCCCTCGCGCTTGGGAGTTCGTCGGTGTCGCTGCTTGAAATTACTGCTGCGTATGCGGGCCTTGCCAATGGCGGGGTGGTGATCCGTCCGGTGGCGCTGTCGAACATCACCCGTGAAGGAGGAGAGACCATCTGGAGTCCACCGCTTGATCGACGACAGGCCGCGACTCCGCAAGGTGCCTTTCTTGTCACGTCCCTCCTGAAAGGGGTGGTGGATCACGGGACCGCTTCCAAGGCCCGAGCTCTCGGGGTGCAGGGGCCGATCGCAGGAAAAACTGGGACGACCGATGGATCTCGAGACGCCTGGTTTGTCGGATATTCACCGGATATTGCTATTGGAGTGTGGGTTGGATTTGATGATGAACGATCCATCAAGCTGAGCGGTTCGCAGGCTGCGCTTCCCATCTGGAGCGAGCTGGCGATTCGGCTCATGCCTCGAGATCTCCCCGATTTTGAGATGCCGACCGGGATCGTTCAGCGTCGGATCGATCCCAGAACTGGTCAACTGGCGACCACACGATGTCCAGAGAACAGGCCGGAGTTCTTCATCGCAGGAACCGAGCCCACGACGTATTGCGAGGTGCACGGAGGAGGGGTGTGGGAACGAGTAAAGGAGACGTTTGGGTTGTCCTCATAG
- a CDS encoding polymer-forming cytoskeletal protein codes for MKKTGYADDGNITLLAKGVELKGEIKVEGTVRIDGRLEGDVHTKGEVIVGEDGMVRGSIHADSLISSGRIKATVTATGKIQLLKNAILIGEVHCPTMLMEEGAKFQGVSDMGVTGWPEEGQKLPPNVRDMNASRGKAVALIGKEVDL; via the coding sequence ATGAAGAAAACCGGCTATGCGGACGACGGCAATATTACGCTGTTGGCAAAGGGCGTCGAGCTGAAAGGCGAGATCAAAGTCGAAGGTACGGTGCGTATCGATGGGCGCCTGGAAGGTGATGTGCATACGAAGGGCGAAGTGATTGTCGGTGAAGATGGGATGGTGAGGGGATCGATTCATGCGGATTCGTTGATCAGTAGCGGACGCATCAAAGCCACCGTCACGGCCACGGGGAAAATCCAGCTCTTAAAAAACGCGATTCTGATCGGAGAAGTTCATTGTCCTACGATGCTCATGGAGGAAGGGGCGAAGTTTCAAGGTGTGAGTGACATGGGTGTCACCGGATGGCCCGAGGAAGGCCAGAAGCTGCCTCCCAATGTTCGAGATATGAACGCCTCTCGTGGGAAAGCGGTTGCCTTAATCGGAAAAGAAGTCGACCTCTAG